The following proteins come from a genomic window of Microbacterium sp. JZ31:
- a CDS encoding serpin family protein, with protein MAPLRVIGGLAALTLAASLAACGSATPSGDVLRAAGVEARTVAVTDAARLPDVVEATRRLGLATLALADRGDNVVLSPASLAGAFAMLAEGAAGESLAELDAVLGATGADRGDAWAAIRGSLAGLDGDPAAAAGDELPERPIVHLATRVVLDEGFDPRPEFLERLAETFDAGITRAELSDSTATAMLSEWIRRHTGGLIRETAIEPNADLRVVLQDVVLLAARWQAPFDPADTQDLPFTLPDGSPADTETMTAGGFFAYAEAGEWAAVRLPYTEALHADVVLPPQGADPADATPELLEDISSALDDADPVQVELALPTVDTGTTKTPLIDKLAPLGLGTLADPGSADLSGIAGSPGDLVLAQAVQQAVLRIDEEGTVAAAVTELGVAETSATLPPAREIRFDRPFLFTVSHDETGWPLFLAAIRDPRH; from the coding sequence ATGGCACCCCTTCGCGTGATCGGCGGCCTTGCCGCCCTGACTCTCGCCGCGTCGCTGGCCGCATGCGGCTCCGCCACGCCCTCCGGTGACGTCCTCCGCGCCGCCGGCGTCGAGGCGCGCACGGTCGCCGTCACGGACGCGGCACGTCTTCCCGACGTGGTCGAGGCGACGAGGAGGTTGGGTCTTGCGACCCTCGCGCTGGCGGATCGCGGCGACAACGTCGTCCTCTCGCCCGCCAGCCTCGCCGGTGCCTTCGCCATGCTCGCCGAGGGCGCTGCAGGCGAGAGTCTCGCCGAGCTGGATGCGGTGCTCGGCGCGACCGGCGCGGATCGGGGCGATGCATGGGCGGCGATCCGCGGATCGCTCGCCGGGCTGGACGGAGACCCGGCAGCCGCTGCCGGAGACGAGCTGCCTGAGCGTCCGATCGTGCATCTCGCGACGCGGGTCGTGCTCGATGAGGGGTTCGATCCGCGCCCGGAGTTCCTCGAGCGCCTCGCAGAGACGTTCGACGCCGGCATCACGCGCGCCGAGCTCTCCGACAGTACGGCGACGGCGATGCTCAGCGAGTGGATCCGACGTCACACGGGCGGGCTCATCCGAGAGACGGCGATCGAGCCGAACGCCGACCTGCGCGTCGTCCTGCAGGATGTCGTGCTGCTCGCCGCGCGCTGGCAGGCGCCGTTCGATCCCGCCGACACACAGGACCTGCCGTTCACCCTGCCCGACGGCTCGCCGGCGGACACGGAGACGATGACTGCCGGCGGCTTCTTCGCGTACGCCGAGGCGGGGGAGTGGGCTGCCGTGCGGCTCCCCTACACCGAGGCGCTCCACGCCGACGTCGTCCTGCCGCCCCAGGGAGCGGATCCGGCGGATGCGACGCCCGAGCTGCTGGAAGACATCAGCAGCGCACTGGACGACGCGGATCCCGTGCAGGTCGAGCTCGCCCTGCCGACCGTCGACACCGGGACGACGAAGACACCGCTGATCGACAAGCTCGCACCCCTCGGCCTCGGCACGCTCGCCGATCCGGGCAGCGCCGACCTCTCCGGGATCGCGGGATCACCCGGCGACCTCGTCCTCGCTCAGGCGGTCCAGCAGGCGGTGCTCAGGATCGACGAGGAAGGCACCGTCGCCGCCGCGGTGACCGAACTCGGCGTCGCGGAGACCTCCGCAACGCTCCCGCCCGCGCGGGAGATCCGCTTCGACCGCCCGTTCCTGTTCACGGTCTCGCACGACGAGACGGGGTGGCCGCTGTTCCTCGCGGCGATCCGCGATCCCCGTCATTGA
- the lgt gene encoding prolipoprotein diacylglyceryl transferase — protein MLSSALASVVTSIPSPPISYVDLGPLRIHFYALCIIAGIVVATLMTNHRLTKRGAEPWVVIDIALLAVPLAIIGARIFHVLTHPGFYFGEGADIWAVFRIWEGGIAIFGALIGGAVGAWLGCRWTGIRFWTFADALAPGLLLAQAIGRFGNWFNQELFGWPTDLPWGLEIDSDNAAIPAGLPEGTLFHPTFLYEVVWNVLGVILLLWLGRRLRLQWGRLFALYLIWYSAGRVVWESIRIDPSEIYLGLRTNVWASILGIVVGITILIVQRRHLGVEPSPYVPGRKRSGDDALHSDDPTDFVDVSEPPASEVDHHKAAATSTAAAK, from the coding sequence ATGCTGTCTTCCGCGCTCGCGTCCGTCGTGACGAGCATTCCCAGCCCGCCGATCAGCTATGTCGACCTCGGGCCGCTGCGCATCCACTTCTACGCGCTGTGCATCATCGCCGGCATCGTCGTCGCGACGCTGATGACGAACCATCGCCTCACGAAGCGCGGCGCGGAGCCGTGGGTCGTGATCGACATCGCGCTGCTCGCGGTGCCGCTCGCGATCATCGGCGCCCGCATCTTCCACGTGCTGACCCACCCGGGCTTCTACTTCGGCGAGGGCGCGGACATCTGGGCGGTGTTCCGGATCTGGGAGGGCGGCATCGCGATCTTCGGTGCGCTGATCGGCGGCGCGGTCGGCGCGTGGCTCGGCTGTCGCTGGACGGGCATCCGCTTCTGGACGTTCGCCGACGCGCTGGCCCCCGGGCTCCTGCTCGCGCAGGCCATCGGGCGCTTCGGCAACTGGTTCAACCAGGAGCTGTTCGGCTGGCCCACGGATCTGCCGTGGGGCCTCGAGATCGACTCCGACAACGCTGCGATCCCCGCAGGCCTGCCGGAGGGCACGCTGTTCCACCCCACGTTCCTGTACGAGGTCGTCTGGAACGTGCTCGGCGTGATCCTGCTGCTGTGGCTCGGCCGCCGCCTGCGCCTGCAGTGGGGGCGCCTGTTCGCGCTCTACCTCATCTGGTACAGCGCCGGCCGCGTGGTGTGGGAGTCCATCCGGATCGACCCGAGCGAGATCTACCTCGGCCTGCGCACCAACGTGTGGGCGTCGATCCTGGGCATCGTCGTCGGCATCACGATCCTGATCGTGCAGCGCCGTCACCTCGGCGTCGAGCCGTCGCCGTACGTGCCCGGTCGCAAGAGAAGCGGCGACGACGCGCTACACTCGGATGACCCCACCGACTTCGTCGACGTCAGCGAACCGCCTGCGTCGGAGGTCGATCACCACAAGGCCGCCGCCACAAGCACCGCCGCCGCGAAATAG
- a CDS encoding glutamate synthase subunit beta, giving the protein MADPKGFLKVTERELPARRPVPVRILDWKEVYEPGDSAVLRRQAGRCMDCGIPFCHQGCPLGNLIPEWNDLMWRGEGRTAIERLHATNNFPEFTGRLCPAPCESACVLGINQPAVTIKQIEVSIIDQAFGNGWVEPKPPARLTGKTVAVVGSGPAGLAAAQQLTRAGHTVAVYERDDRIGGLLRYGIPDFKMEKKHLEARLRQMQDEGTRFRAGVEIGKDISWSDLRARYDAVVVATGSTVPRDLTIPGRELAGVHFAMEYLVESNKAAAGDTVPNQISAEGKHVVVIGGGDTGADCIGTAHRQGALSVTNLAIGKRPGDDRPEHQPWPMMPTLFEVSSAHEEGGERQYLASTVEFVGNGAGEVRALVVAETEFVDGRRVPKAGTEREIPADLVLIAMGFTGPERDALEAQLQAQFTPRGNVERDGAFQATAPGVFVAGDAGRGQSLIVWAIAEGRSVAAEVDSFLMGETSLPAPVRPNDVAIGLQPA; this is encoded by the coding sequence GTGGCTGATCCCAAGGGCTTTCTGAAGGTGACCGAGCGGGAGCTGCCCGCTCGTCGTCCCGTGCCCGTGCGCATCCTGGACTGGAAGGAGGTGTACGAGCCGGGAGACTCGGCCGTGCTCCGCCGACAGGCGGGCCGCTGCATGGACTGCGGCATCCCGTTCTGCCACCAGGGCTGCCCGCTCGGGAACCTCATCCCCGAGTGGAACGACCTGATGTGGCGCGGAGAGGGCCGCACCGCGATCGAGCGGCTGCACGCGACGAACAACTTCCCGGAGTTCACCGGGCGGCTGTGCCCGGCGCCGTGCGAGAGCGCCTGTGTGCTCGGCATCAACCAGCCCGCGGTGACGATCAAGCAGATCGAGGTCTCGATCATCGACCAGGCGTTCGGCAACGGCTGGGTCGAGCCCAAGCCGCCGGCCCGCCTCACCGGCAAGACGGTCGCAGTCGTCGGCTCGGGGCCCGCGGGTCTCGCGGCGGCGCAGCAGCTGACCCGTGCGGGTCACACGGTCGCCGTGTACGAGCGCGACGACCGCATCGGCGGCCTGCTGCGCTACGGCATCCCGGACTTCAAGATGGAGAAGAAGCACCTCGAGGCGCGGCTCCGCCAGATGCAGGACGAGGGCACCCGCTTCCGCGCGGGCGTGGAGATCGGCAAGGACATCTCCTGGAGCGACCTGCGCGCGCGGTACGACGCGGTCGTCGTCGCGACGGGTTCCACGGTGCCGCGCGACCTGACCATCCCGGGGCGCGAGCTCGCGGGCGTCCACTTCGCGATGGAGTACCTCGTCGAGTCCAACAAGGCGGCGGCGGGCGACACGGTGCCCAACCAGATCTCGGCGGAGGGCAAGCACGTCGTCGTGATCGGCGGCGGTGACACGGGCGCCGACTGCATCGGCACCGCGCACCGTCAGGGCGCGCTCAGCGTGACGAACCTCGCGATCGGCAAGCGTCCGGGCGACGACCGTCCCGAGCACCAGCCGTGGCCCATGATGCCGACCCTGTTCGAGGTCTCCTCGGCGCACGAGGAGGGCGGCGAGCGTCAGTACCTCGCCTCCACCGTCGAGTTCGTCGGCAACGGCGCGGGCGAAGTGCGCGCCCTCGTCGTCGCCGAGACGGAGTTCGTCGACGGCCGCCGCGTGCCGAAGGCCGGCACCGAGCGCGAGATCCCTGCCGACCTCGTCCTGATCGCGATGGGCTTCACCGGCCCCGAGCGCGATGCCCTCGAGGCGCAGCTGCAGGCGCAGTTCACTCCGCGCGGCAACGTGGAGCGCGACGGCGCCTTCCAGGCGACCGCTCCCGGCGTGTTCGTGGCGGGCGATGCCGGCCGCGGACAGTCGCTCATCGTGTGGGCGATCGCCGAGGGCCGCTCGGTCGCGGCCGAGGTCGATTCCTTCCTGATGGGGGAGACCTCGCTGCCCGCTCCGGTGCGTCCGAACGATGTCGCGATCGGTCTGCAGCCCGCGTAG
- the pyk gene encoding pyruvate kinase: protein MRRAKIVATLGPATSTREKVRELIEAGVDVARLNLSHGDYSVHDANYENVRGAAEELGKPVAVLVDLQGPKIRLGKFADGPHYLAEGDIFKITIDDIEGSKEICGTTYKGLPQDVKPGDFLLIDDGKVRLQVVEADERTVTTKTVVAGNVSNNKGINIPSAAVNVPALSEKDEQDLRWALRKGADIIALSFVRNAKDVQRAHVIMAEEGRRVPIIAKIEKPQAVEALEDIVDAFDGIMVARGDLGVELPLEAVPIVQKRAVELARRMAKPVIVATQMLESMISNPVPTRAETSDVANAVLDGADAVMLSGETSVGEYPIVTVATMARIVESTEEHGLERIPPLMTKPRTQGGAITLAAVEVADFVEAKYLCIFTQSGDSARRMSRLRSNRPMIAFTPDAAIQNRMALTWGIRSKLVEMVEHTDAMFHQVDEYLLENGLAQIGDKVVVISGSPPGIIGSTNDLRVHKVGDAVHGAAPVYQGK, encoded by the coding sequence TTGAGACGTGCCAAGATCGTCGCCACCCTCGGGCCCGCGACATCGACACGCGAGAAGGTCCGTGAGCTGATCGAGGCGGGTGTCGACGTCGCGCGTCTGAACCTCAGCCACGGCGACTACTCGGTCCACGACGCGAACTACGAGAACGTGCGCGGCGCGGCCGAGGAGCTCGGCAAGCCCGTCGCCGTGCTCGTCGACCTGCAGGGCCCGAAGATCCGGCTGGGCAAGTTCGCGGACGGTCCGCACTACCTCGCCGAGGGTGACATCTTCAAGATCACGATCGACGACATCGAGGGCAGCAAGGAGATCTGCGGCACGACCTACAAGGGCCTGCCGCAGGACGTCAAGCCGGGCGACTTCCTGCTGATCGACGACGGCAAGGTGCGCCTGCAGGTCGTCGAGGCGGATGAGCGCACGGTCACGACCAAGACGGTCGTCGCCGGCAACGTGTCCAACAACAAGGGCATCAACATCCCCAGCGCCGCGGTCAACGTCCCCGCCCTGAGCGAGAAGGACGAGCAGGATCTCCGCTGGGCGCTGCGCAAGGGTGCCGACATCATCGCGTTGTCGTTCGTGCGCAACGCGAAGGACGTCCAGCGCGCTCACGTGATCATGGCCGAGGAGGGACGCCGCGTCCCGATCATCGCCAAGATCGAGAAGCCGCAGGCGGTCGAGGCGCTCGAGGACATCGTCGACGCGTTCGACGGCATCATGGTCGCTCGCGGCGACCTCGGCGTCGAGCTGCCGCTCGAGGCCGTGCCGATCGTGCAGAAGAGGGCCGTCGAGCTCGCGCGCCGCATGGCGAAGCCCGTCATCGTCGCCACGCAGATGCTCGAGTCCATGATCTCGAACCCGGTGCCGACGCGCGCCGAGACGAGCGACGTGGCGAACGCCGTCCTCGACGGCGCCGATGCGGTCATGCTGTCGGGCGAGACGAGCGTGGGCGAGTACCCGATCGTCACGGTCGCGACGATGGCGCGCATCGTCGAGTCGACCGAGGAGCACGGCCTGGAGCGCATCCCGCCGCTCATGACCAAGCCGCGCACGCAGGGCGGGGCCATCACCCTGGCCGCCGTCGAGGTTGCCGACTTCGTCGAGGCGAAGTACCTGTGCATCTTCACGCAGTCGGGCGACTCGGCGCGCCGCATGTCGCGCCTGCGCTCCAACCGGCCGATGATCGCCTTCACGCCCGACGCGGCCATCCAGAACCGGATGGCGCTGACCTGGGGGATCCGCTCGAAGCTCGTCGAGATGGTCGAGCACACCGATGCGATGTTCCACCAGGTCGACGAGTACCTGCTGGAGAACGGCCTGGCGCAGATCGGCGACAAGGTCGTGGTCATCTCCGGATCCCCTCCCGGGATCATCGGCTCGACCAACGACCTGCGCGTGCACAAGGTCGGCGACGCCGTCCACGGCGCGGCCCCGGTGTACCAGGGCAAGTAG
- a CDS encoding ANTAR domain-containing response regulator: MTEEQTGQAPAAPRRVVVAEDESLIRLDIVEILRDNGFDVVGEAGDGETAVQLATELRPDLVIMDVKMPQLDGISAAERLSKNHIAPVVLLTAFSQKELVERASEAGALAYVVKPFTPNDLLPAIEIALARYEQIITLEAEVADMVERFETRKLVDRAKGLLNEKMGLSEPEAFRWIQKASMDRRLTMQDVAKAIIEQLSPKKA, from the coding sequence GTGACCGAAGAGCAGACCGGGCAGGCGCCCGCGGCACCGCGCCGCGTCGTCGTCGCCGAGGACGAGTCCCTCATCCGCCTCGACATCGTCGAGATCCTCCGGGACAACGGATTCGATGTGGTCGGCGAGGCCGGTGACGGTGAGACCGCCGTGCAGCTCGCCACCGAGCTCCGTCCCGATCTCGTGATCATGGATGTCAAGATGCCGCAGCTCGACGGCATCAGCGCGGCCGAGCGCCTCAGCAAGAACCACATCGCGCCCGTCGTCCTGCTGACGGCCTTCAGCCAGAAGGAGCTCGTCGAGCGCGCGAGCGAGGCCGGCGCGCTCGCATACGTCGTGAAGCCGTTCACCCCGAACGACCTCCTGCCGGCGATCGAGATCGCCCTGGCACGCTACGAGCAGATCATCACGCTCGAGGCCGAGGTAGCCGACATGGTCGAGCGCTTCGAGACGCGCAAGCTCGTCGACCGTGCGAAGGGCCTGCTGAACGAGAAGATGGGGCTGTCCGAGCCCGAGGCGTTCCGCTGGATCCAGAAGGCGTCGATGGATCGCCGCCTCACGATGCAGGACGTCGCGAAGGCGATCATCGAGCAGCT